A single region of the Metarhizium brunneum chromosome 6, complete sequence genome encodes:
- the EIF4E2 gene encoding Eukaryotic translation initiation factor 4E type 2 encodes MSRRPQLFTHGLSGLSQATSANDAQSPAEQRDSAKKNFLKTMRDLPTHHVWKVYFARQVKSRCVPPMMMPPQDESGHGEYNVQLEQLGSQIESVQAFWRYNNNMPVDKLKMRESIYLFKEGFKPVWEDRRNMHGGSWTFRVSKSIGPEFWNQVQLLAIGEKLEEALDENDQLCGVGFSARFSAHLITIWHRESSKQKSVDGILACIKGNLPQELLPKSENYFYKRHRDHAGFKTPSGAQAVLESGQPAEESIVTEANQPVVKVDPPSAQ; translated from the exons ATGTCCAGACGACCGCAGCTCTTCACCCATGGCCTGTCTGGCTTGTCGCAAGCCACCTCGGCCAATGACGCTCAGTCTCCCGCTGAACAGCGCGATAGTGCCAAGAAGAACTTCTTGAAGACAATGCGGGACCTGCCCACCCATCATGTCTGGAAGGTGTACTTTGCTAGGCAAGTAAAGAGCCGCTGCGTCCCACCCATGATGAT GCCACCCCAAGACGAGtccggccatggcgaataCAACGTCCAGCTTGAGCAGCTCGGCTCCCAGATCGAAAGCGTCCAGGCGTTTTGGCGATACAACAATAATATGCCTGTGGATAAGCTAAAGATGCGCGAGTCCATCTATCTTTTCAAGGAGGGCTTCAAGCCCGTTTGGGAGGATCGCCGAAACATGCACGGTGGCAGCTGGACCTTCCGAGTCTCCAAGTCGATTGGTCCCGAGTTCTGGAACCAGGTGCAGTTGTTGGCTATTGGCGAGAAATTGGAAGAAGCTTTAGACGAAA ACGACCAACTATGTGGTGTTGGTTTTTCTGCCCGCTTCAGCGCACATCTCATCACCATCTGGCACCGCGAGTCATCCAAGCAAAAATCCGTAGATGGCATACTAGCCTGCATCAAGGGCAATCTGCCCCAGGAGCTTCTACCCAAGTCCGAAAACTACTTTTACAAACGACACCGCGACCACGCTGGATTCAAGACGCCTTCAGGGGCGCAGGCCGTCCTCGAATCGGGGCAACCTGCAGAGGAGTCAATTGTCACAGAGGCCAATCAGCCCGTAGTCAAAGTCGATCCGCCCTCGGCGCAATGA
- the CETN1 gene encoding Centrin-1: MPKRKTAPSSAARPSKLAKEHNITAQEEGEIKEAWGLFAEPMDGEKNGVLPIDDVKSALTALGVPPSPSELAEFVSILDPEEEGYATYEPFFAICALKFHARDEDDSDAAHRAQVDEAYRLFTNGTEGPITLAHLRRVAAVLKEEVDEEVLKDMILEANGGAGVARGVREDEFDGVMRSAGVWR; encoded by the exons ATG CCGAAGCGCAAAACAGCCCCATCATCAGCGGCGCGGCCGTCCAAGCTCGCCAAGGAGCACAACATCACGGCCCAAGAAGAGGGCGAGATCAAGGAAGCATGGGGCCTGTTCGCGGAGCCCATGGACGGCGAGAAGAACGGCGTCCTGCCCATCGACGACGTCAAGTCCGCGCTCAC GGCGCTGGGGGTGCCGCCGTCCCCGTCTGAACTCGCAGAGTTTGTGTCGATCCTGGACCCCGAGGAGGAAGGGTACGCCACGTACGAGCCCTTCTTCGCGATATGCGCGCTCAAGTTCCACGCgcgcgacgaggacgactcGGACGCCGCGCACCGGGCGCAGGTCGACGAGGCGTACCGGCTGTTTACCAACGGGACCGAGGGCCCTATTACGCTCGCGCACCTGCGGAGGGTGGCCGCCGTGCTGAAGgaggaggtggacgaggaggTGCTCAAGGACATGATTCTGGAGGCGAACGggggcgccggcgtcgcgaGGGGCGTCAGGGAGGACGAGTTTGATGGGGTCATGAGGAGCGCTGGGGTTTGGAGGTGA